A part of Caviibacter abscessus genomic DNA contains:
- a CDS encoding contractile injection system protein, VgrG/Pvc8 family encodes MKILIDGKPLNGYKIQEFNILSTLNTHSKLIIKFKISKIESLFNKTIEIIKDKKIFKGKITFFEQTGYEDIEIVAYSLTYELDKITNFRIYQDEDVSYKQIIDEIMKEYNLRYTVSQKLNKKIGRMYVQYMETDFEFIKRILSNEKEVILSTYEGIILFGMQNLVNSNIKNILNKGHIVENDCEYVTFYTKDEAYITGDKISSLHIIKSEISMEKNIVINKLYCCSKYFTKQKYISKLQGLHLEARVVEVIADKNIAKMKVDFSNVLGFKDKSKNKKKIPFTTFYSKTNTGFFPTPEVNDNVDVYFPTYNEEDIKIGLSINNEESGRFCDYNKRNFGNKNILIELTDNRFFIDSSEIVLQTKKDFNVVSGQNFKLDVNDSYTQYSKKIIQVSKNGDIEINSKKNILLKALKIHNN; translated from the coding sequence ATGAAAATACTGATTGATGGTAAACCATTAAATGGATACAAGATACAAGAATTTAACATTTTAAGCACATTAAATACACATTCAAAGCTAATTATAAAATTTAAAATTTCCAAAATAGAATCATTATTTAACAAAACAATAGAAATAATAAAAGACAAAAAAATTTTTAAAGGTAAAATTACATTTTTTGAACAAACTGGATATGAAGATATAGAAATAGTTGCCTATAGTTTAACATATGAACTTGATAAAATAACTAATTTTAGAATATATCAAGATGAAGATGTAAGTTATAAACAAATAATTGATGAAATTATGAAAGAATATAATTTAAGATACACTGTTTCTCAAAAATTAAATAAAAAAATAGGGAGAATGTATGTGCAATATATGGAAACAGATTTTGAGTTTATTAAAAGAATATTATCAAATGAAAAAGAAGTAATTTTATCAACATATGAAGGCATAATTTTATTTGGAATGCAAAATTTAGTTAATTCAAATATAAAAAATATTTTAAATAAGGGTCATATTGTTGAAAATGACTGTGAATACGTAACTTTTTATACAAAAGATGAGGCATATATAACAGGAGATAAAATATCATCATTACATATAATAAAATCTGAGATAAGTATGGAAAAAAATATAGTAATAAATAAGCTATATTGTTGTAGTAAATATTTTACCAAACAAAAGTATATAAGCAAGTTACAAGGTTTACATTTAGAAGCAAGAGTTGTAGAAGTTATAGCGGATAAAAATATTGCAAAAATGAAAGTAGATTTTTCTAATGTTTTAGGTTTTAAAGATAAAAGTAAAAATAAGAAAAAAATTCCATTTACAACATTTTATTCCAAAACAAATACAGGATTTTTTCCAACACCTGAAGTTAATGATAATGTAGATGTATATTTTCCAACCTATAATGAGGAAGATATTAAAATAGGTTTAAGTATAAATAATGAAGAAAGTGGAAGATTTTGTGATTACAATAAAAGGAATTTTGGAAATAAAAATATATTAATAGAATTAACGGATAATAGATTTTTTATAGATAGTAGTGAAATAGTATTACAAACTAAAAAGGATTTTAATGTAGTTAGTGGTCAAAACTTTAAATTAGATGTAAATGATAGTTATACACAATATTCTAAAAAAATTATTCAAGTTTCAAAAAATGGAGATATTGAAATTAACAGTAAAAAGAATATTTTGCTAAAAGCTTTAAAAATACATAATAATTAG
- a CDS encoding redoxin domain-containing protein: MKKVIKFFAIFLIIISCSNSKAECKGDCKLNNGKEVAKTIEEEYKTATLDMFKDNYAVYSAVWCPHCQAQYEHLQKIYDKYRDNYHILTVIAGTDTREYIKEFMTEKKYNFPIVYDESVDGNLNLASKLEIETIPAIYFNLNKLDITGISEKVYYEKYKNEIDQTARKQIENVIVLDKFGKEHKALSIVKPNSIIIYGAPWCSDCVKELERLYKIKGKRSLIYIIDSNKFTYKEYLSYVSNNKLNIDIYYTKTRMNDVKWIPTVSEVKNSKFLITFRPNNEYLVK, encoded by the coding sequence ATGAAGAAAGTAATTAAATTTTTTGCAATATTTTTAATAATTATTTCTTGTAGTAACTCAAAAGCTGAATGTAAAGGCGATTGCAAACTTAATAATGGCAAAGAAGTTGCTAAAACTATAGAAGAAGAATATAAAACAGCAACATTAGATATGTTTAAAGATAATTATGCAGTTTATTCAGCTGTATGGTGTCCACATTGTCAAGCTCAATATGAGCATTTACAAAAAATATATGATAAATATAGAGATAATTACCATATATTAACTGTTATTGCAGGAACGGATACAAGAGAATATATAAAAGAGTTTATGACAGAAAAAAAATACAACTTTCCTATTGTATATGATGAATCCGTTGATGGTAATTTAAATCTTGCTTCTAAACTTGAAATAGAAACTATACCTGCAATATATTTTAATTTAAATAAACTTGATATAACAGGAATAAGTGAAAAAGTATACTATGAAAAATATAAAAACGAAATAGATCAAACAGCTAGAAAACAGATAGAAAATGTGATAGTTTTAGATAAATTTGGTAAAGAACACAAGGCATTAAGCATTGTAAAACCTAATTCTATAATTATATATGGAGCTCCTTGGTGTTCTGATTGTGTAAAAGAACTTGAAAGACTTTATAAAATAAAAGGTAAAAGAAGTTTAATATATATTATAGATTCTAATAAGTTTACGTATAAAGAATATCTTTCATATGTATCAAATAATAAATTAAATATTGACATTTATTATACAAAAACTAGAATGAATGATGTGAAGTGGATACCAACAGTTTCAGAAGTAAAAAATTCAAAATTTTTAATAACTTTTAGACCAAATAATGAATATTTAGTTAAATAA
- the metG gene encoding methionine--tRNA ligase — translation MKTKYITTPIYYPNAKPHIGTAYTTIICDVLARFERLYGNDVVFTTGVDEHGQKIQESAEKNNVTPQQWVDKMSDDFTSLWKLLKISNDDYVRTTQERHLFTVKDIIKKVYENGDIYEGEYKGKYCVSEETFVTESQLVDGKYLGKEVIEVSEPTYFFRLSKYADKLLKYYDENPDFILPKHRKNEVVAFINQGLQDLSISRTTFTWGIPLELNDKHIIYVWFDALNSYLTGAGYGDLENFDRIWNNATVSHFIGKDILRFHAIIWPAMLMSAGIKLPDHIAAHGWWTVDGEKMSKSLGNVVDPIEEVEKYGVDAFRYYLIRESTFGLDADYSQKAVVMRINADLSNDLGNLLNRTIGMQKKYFGDIVLEPKTYEEIDNEVNELYNLTVKEVYEKLEECNFSESLKIIWKLISRMNKYIDETSPWLLAKEDNKDRLQTVMYTLFNMIYKIAYLVSPVLVDASQEILYQLGINDDIHSKVIYNIGEYKWGTTIKEAKPIFPRIEIKKSEYEQDLKIQNPITIDDFNKVKINVVEILSVSKVENSSNLLKFIVNTGTEKRQILSGIAKYYENPSELVSKKVLAVLNLEPVKLANELSQGMLLTTEEKKKVRLVIVPEDVKIGAKVR, via the coding sequence ATGAAAACAAAATATATAACAACACCAATCTATTATCCTAATGCGAAACCACATATAGGAACAGCGTATACAACAATAATTTGTGATGTACTTGCAAGATTTGAAAGACTTTATGGAAATGATGTAGTTTTTACAACAGGAGTTGATGAACATGGTCAAAAAATACAGGAATCAGCAGAAAAAAATAATGTAACACCTCAACAATGGGTAGATAAAATGAGCGATGATTTTACATCACTTTGGAAACTTTTAAAAATTTCAAATGATGATTATGTAAGAACAACTCAAGAAAGACATTTATTTACTGTAAAAGATATTATAAAAAAAGTGTATGAAAATGGCGATATTTATGAAGGTGAATATAAAGGAAAATATTGTGTTTCTGAAGAAACATTTGTTACTGAAAGTCAACTTGTAGATGGAAAATATTTAGGAAAAGAAGTAATAGAAGTGTCAGAACCAACATATTTTTTCAGACTTTCAAAGTATGCTGATAAATTATTAAAATATTATGATGAAAATCCTGATTTTATACTTCCAAAACATAGAAAAAATGAAGTTGTTGCGTTTATAAATCAAGGTTTACAAGATTTATCAATTTCAAGAACAACATTTACTTGGGGGATACCTCTTGAATTAAATGATAAACATATAATATATGTATGGTTTGATGCACTAAATTCATATCTTACAGGAGCAGGTTACGGAGATTTAGAAAATTTTGATAGAATTTGGAACAATGCAACTGTTTCACATTTTATAGGAAAAGACATATTAAGATTTCATGCTATAATTTGGCCGGCAATGTTAATGTCAGCAGGTATAAAATTACCAGATCACATTGCAGCTCATGGTTGGTGGACTGTTGATGGTGAAAAAATGAGTAAATCATTAGGTAATGTGGTTGATCCTATTGAAGAGGTAGAAAAATATGGAGTTGATGCATTTAGATATTATTTAATAAGAGAGTCAACTTTTGGACTTGATGCAGATTATTCTCAAAAAGCTGTTGTTATGAGAATAAACGCTGATTTATCAAATGATTTAGGTAATTTATTAAATAGAACTATAGGTATGCAAAAAAAATATTTTGGAGATATAGTTTTAGAACCAAAAACATATGAAGAAATAGATAATGAAGTGAATGAATTATATAATTTAACCGTAAAAGAAGTCTATGAAAAATTAGAAGAATGCAATTTTTCTGAAAGTTTAAAAATAATATGGAAATTAATATCTCGTATGAATAAATATATTGATGAAACAAGTCCTTGGTTACTTGCAAAAGAAGATAACAAGGATAGATTACAAACTGTAATGTATACTTTATTTAATATGATATATAAAATAGCATATTTGGTTTCGCCTGTGTTAGTTGATGCAAGTCAAGAAATACTTTATCAATTAGGAATAAATGATGATATACATTCTAAGGTTATTTATAATATAGGTGAGTATAAATGGGGAACAACAATAAAGGAAGCAAAACCAATTTTTCCTAGAATAGAAATCAAAAAATCAGAATATGAACAAGATTTAAAAATACAAAATCCTATAACTATAGATGATTTCAATAAGGTTAAAATTAATGTAGTTGAGATACTTAGTGTTTCAAAAGTAGAAAACTCATCTAATTTACTTAAATTTATTGTAAATACAGGAACTGAAAAAAGGCAAATTTTATCAGGAATTGCAAAATATTATGAAAATCCAAGTGAATTGGTATCTAAGAAAGTATTGGCAGTTTTAAATTTAGAACCTGTTAAACTTGCAAATGAGTTATCTCAAGGAATGCTTCTTACTACAGAAGAAAAGAAAAAAGTAAGACTTGTTATTGTGCCGGAAGATGTTAAAATAGGAGCAAAAGTAAGATGA
- a CDS encoding tRNA (cytidine(34)-2'-O)-methyltransferase, with protein MNIVLYEPEIPYNTGNIGRTCVLTNTTLHLIKPLGFDIDEKTVKRAGLDYWKDVKLVIWENYDEFKNATKGKRIFYSTTKTKNKYTDVKFSKDDYIMFGPETRGIPEHILKENENTCITIPMINLGRSLNLSNSAAIVLFEAYRQNDFNF; from the coding sequence ATGAATATTGTATTGTACGAACCGGAAATACCATATAATACCGGTAATATAGGAAGAACTTGTGTATTAACAAACACAACATTACATCTTATAAAACCATTGGGATTTGATATAGATGAAAAAACAGTTAAAAGAGCAGGTTTAGATTATTGGAAAGATGTTAAACTTGTCATATGGGAAAATTATGATGAATTTAAAAATGCAACAAAGGGGAAAAGAATTTTTTATTCAACAACAAAAACAAAAAATAAATATACAGATGTTAAATTTTCTAAAGATGATTATATTATGTTTGGCCCTGAAACTAGAGGTATACCTGAACATATTTTAAAAGAAAATGAAAATACTTGTATAACAATACCTATGATAAATTTGGGAAGATCGTTAAATTTATCAAATTCAGCAGCTATAGTATTATTTGAAGCTTATAGACAAAATGATTTTAACTTTTAG
- the ruvC gene encoding crossover junction endodeoxyribonuclease RuvC — MRVLGIDPGTAIVGYSILDVDNGKYKLIDYGCIFTNKTDDMPVRLEQIYNKLDTIIKLYQPTEMAIEDLYFFKNQKTVIKVSQARGVINLVAIKNGLSIYDYTPLQVKMGVASYGRATKKQIQEMVKMILKLDEIPKPDDAADAIAIAITHFNSKKGFVVPKMSVSKSNITNLKKISLEEYKKMFNK, encoded by the coding sequence ATGAGAGTGTTAGGAATAGATCCTGGAACTGCTATTGTTGGTTATTCAATACTTGACGTTGATAATGGAAAATATAAGCTAATTGATTATGGGTGCATATTTACAAATAAAACAGATGATATGCCTGTAAGACTTGAGCAAATATATAATAAACTAGATACTATAATTAAACTTTATCAACCAACAGAAATGGCAATAGAAGATTTATACTTTTTTAAAAATCAGAAAACTGTTATAAAAGTTAGTCAAGCAAGAGGTGTAATAAATTTGGTTGCAATAAAAAATGGGTTATCAATTTATGATTATACACCACTTCAAGTAAAAATGGGCGTTGCTTCATATGGTAGAGCTACAAAAAAACAAATACAAGAAATGGTAAAAATGATATTAAAACTTGATGAAATACCAAAACCTGATGATGCAGCTGATGCAATAGCAATTGCTATAACACATTTTAATAGCAAAAAAGGCTTTGTAGTACCAAAAATGAGTGTGTCAAAAAGTAATATTACAAATTTAAAAAAAATAAGTCTTGAAGAATATAAGAAAATGTTTAATAAATAG
- the nagB gene encoding glucosamine-6-phosphate deaminase, which produces MRVIILKNKEEIGKWSAYVIAKRINEFKPTKERPFVLGLPTGSTPLITYKELINLNKKGIVSFENVVTFNMDEYVGLSETHNQSYHYFMNENFFNHIDIKKENINILDGLADDLEKECQRYEEKIKNYGGIHFFLGGVGEDGHIAFNEPGSSLASRTRDKELTQDTIIVNSRFFDGDINKVPKLALTVGVGTIMDSDEVMIMANGYKKAVAVRHAIEMGINHMWTVSMLQTHKKAIIVIDEDAASELKLKTYRYFKDIEAKKLDIEKLYELIKK; this is translated from the coding sequence ATGAGAGTAATAATATTAAAAAATAAAGAAGAAATCGGTAAATGGAGTGCTTATGTTATAGCCAAAAGAATAAATGAATTTAAACCTACAAAAGAAAGACCATTTGTATTAGGGCTTCCAACAGGTTCAACTCCTCTTATAACATATAAAGAATTAATAAATCTTAACAAAAAAGGAATAGTTTCATTTGAAAATGTAGTTACTTTTAATATGGACGAATATGTTGGACTAAGCGAAACACATAATCAAAGTTACCATTACTTTATGAATGAAAACTTCTTTAACCACATTGACATAAAAAAAGAAAATATTAATATACTTGATGGTTTAGCTGATGATTTAGAAAAAGAATGTCAAAGATATGAGGAAAAAATAAAAAATTACGGAGGAATACACTTTTTCTTAGGTGGAGTCGGTGAAGATGGTCACATTGCTTTCAATGAGCCAGGATCTTCTCTTGCATCACGTACTCGTGATAAAGAGCTTACACAAGATACTATAATAGTAAACTCTAGATTTTTTGATGGAGATATAAATAAAGTTCCAAAACTTGCATTAACTGTCGGTGTTGGCACTATAATGGATAGTGATGAAGTTATGATAATGGCTAATGGTTATAAAAAAGCCGTTGCTGTTAGACATGCAATAGAAATGGGTATTAACCATATGTGGACTGTTTCAATGCTACAAACTCATAAAAAAGCAATCATTGTAATTGATGAAGATGCTGCTTCTGAATTAAAGCTTAAAACATATAGATATTTTAAAGATATTGAAGCAAAAAAACTAGATATTGAAAAGCTATATGAGCTTATAAAAAAATAG
- a CDS encoding DUF3298 domain-containing protein: MKKVLFILTAISIMFNSYAASRNFTFQGFVPNSATEQTKVIDKKIGDNISYPVFEGNTKLIKTLNKEVDKLLLKYKRRAENHIVLYNIQADNSYFKSIIFTILRINTQTKEVENIEYSTINVDTKTGSTLNLSDLFVSGYEDAFNGAIKERMQQFGLQAIPNFKGVTRNQPFYLTDTTVTVIFNKGQATQTGDKIAFLPFVIQELVGIIK, translated from the coding sequence ATGAAAAAAGTTTTATTTATTTTAACTGCAATAAGTATTATGTTTAATTCTTATGCAGCTAGTAGAAATTTTACATTTCAAGGCTTTGTTCCTAATAGTGCAACTGAACAAACAAAAGTAATTGATAAAAAAATTGGCGATAATATATCTTATCCTGTATTTGAAGGAAATACTAAATTAATAAAAACCTTAAATAAAGAAGTTGATAAACTACTTTTAAAATATAAAAGAAGAGCTGAAAATCATATTGTTTTATACAACATACAAGCAGATAACAGTTATTTTAAAAGTATAATATTTACAATTCTTAGAATAAATACTCAAACAAAAGAAGTGGAAAATATTGAATATAGTACTATAAATGTTGATACTAAAACAGGAAGCACATTAAATCTATCAGATTTATTTGTTTCAGGGTATGAAGATGCTTTTAACGGAGCAATTAAAGAAAGAATGCAACAATTTGGTTTACAAGCTATTCCTAATTTTAAAGGTGTTACTCGTAATCAACCGTTTTATTTAACTGATACTACGGTTACTGTAATATTTAATAAAGGGCAAGCTACACAAACTGGTGATAAAATTGCATTTTTACCATTTGTAATACAAGAGTTAGTTGGAATTATAAAATAG
- the recJ gene encoding single-stranded-DNA-specific exonuclease RecJ, with the protein MQNTKWKLKNVASGNIDLPIDKDILSILAGRSIINKQDIIDFINPDLEKLTEPNKLYDMQKAVKRLMSAIKNDEKICIYGDYDVDGITSTSILYIGLKNLGAKYVDYYIPVRDEGYGLNNEALKSIKDKGTDIIITVDCGITSYNEIEYANKLELTTIITDHHTLLRPEVPNAYAVINPKRLENTYNFDGLAGVGTAFMLLLQLYTEYGKKHEAFDFLDLVAIGTVADIVPLISQNRIIVKFGLEKLKNTKNLGLKKLCERLFSDKGKDYEYTTGDIGFLISPVFNAAGRLQDAKMVVKLLISNNEREIAVIIDELILKNTQRKSIQNSIFEESKNNLDKKQNDYILIDSNQNYHHGVIGIVASKIVDTYYKPSIIMEEKPEEGIAVASCRSIPGFNITKALQFCEKHLVKYGGHAGAAGFTIKIENIKNFSKDINDYAKETLKQEDFYKLIEIDKIIPIQKISYEFYKTLELLKPFGFGNPTPVFLTKNVLIENARLIGENKNHLSFDISQKGYFNKGAVWFSNANKLNEINNNLFYDIVYKINVNQYKGKFYTKVMIDDAKVSLLKEDKFSYLNSLYETSFPMKSIFYTTQDIDINTDIHLNFDYERVSVYNNRTYIARLDSGISRLLIQTKDFYNFKFKIKIEKITNFENTNIVEIIIKRDYDFESYHKNDINLFKKIKKELIQDLEYSSLNKKILSLLFKENKSILISDKNIESDVPITENAYIPLILTFGMYHMKKLNKKALFLTKNKLFKNNSYIKYYFDFKITNDTSSFLIIDKNTYFNDVNFSIFSKIIMFDNNNSDTQNFESVIHKIKLPENVRLLSKEKVTDINTDNVFIKSLPNNEKIKIMEKIKNGEIIYADKSIIDIL; encoded by the coding sequence ATGCAAAATACTAAATGGAAACTTAAAAATGTCGCTTCCGGTAATATAGATTTACCAATAGACAAAGATATTCTTAGTATTTTAGCAGGTAGATCTATTATAAATAAACAAGATATAATAGATTTTATAAACCCAGATTTAGAAAAACTAACTGAGCCTAATAAACTTTATGATATGCAAAAAGCGGTTAAAAGACTTATGTCCGCTATAAAAAATGATGAGAAGATTTGTATATATGGTGATTATGATGTGGATGGTATTACATCTACATCTATTTTATATATAGGCTTAAAAAATCTAGGTGCAAAATATGTAGACTATTACATACCTGTTAGAGATGAAGGATACGGTTTAAACAATGAGGCACTAAAAAGTATAAAAGATAAAGGTACTGACATAATCATTACAGTTGATTGCGGTATAACATCATATAACGAAATTGAATATGCAAATAAATTAGAGCTTACAACAATAATAACCGACCATCATACTCTACTTAGACCTGAGGTCCCTAATGCTTATGCCGTCATAAATCCAAAAAGACTGGAAAATACATATAATTTTGATGGACTTGCAGGTGTTGGGACAGCTTTTATGCTTCTTTTACAGTTATATACCGAATATGGAAAAAAACATGAAGCTTTTGATTTTTTAGATTTAGTTGCTATAGGAACTGTAGCTGATATTGTTCCTTTAATAAGTCAAAATAGAATTATAGTTAAATTTGGACTTGAAAAATTAAAAAATACTAAAAATTTGGGACTTAAAAAATTATGTGAAAGATTATTTAGTGACAAAGGCAAAGACTATGAATATACCACAGGAGATATAGGATTTTTAATAAGTCCAGTTTTTAATGCTGCTGGTAGATTACAAGATGCAAAAATGGTTGTTAAGCTTTTAATTTCAAATAATGAACGTGAAATAGCTGTCATAATTGATGAACTTATACTAAAAAATACACAAAGAAAAAGCATTCAAAACAGTATATTTGAAGAAAGTAAAAATAATTTAGATAAAAAACAAAATGACTATATTTTAATTGACAGTAACCAAAATTATCATCACGGAGTAATAGGTATTGTTGCTTCAAAAATAGTTGATACTTATTATAAACCATCAATAATAATGGAAGAAAAACCTGAAGAAGGAATTGCTGTTGCTTCTTGTAGAAGTATTCCAGGTTTTAATATAACAAAAGCATTACAATTTTGTGAAAAACATTTGGTTAAATATGGTGGACATGCGGGTGCAGCAGGTTTTACAATAAAAATTGAAAATATAAAAAACTTTTCAAAAGATATAAATGATTATGCAAAAGAAACATTAAAACAGGAAGATTTTTATAAACTTATAGAAATTGATAAAATTATACCTATACAAAAAATTTCATATGAATTTTATAAAACACTTGAATTATTGAAACCTTTTGGATTTGGAAACCCTACTCCTGTGTTCTTAACTAAAAATGTATTAATTGAAAATGCAAGATTAATTGGAGAAAATAAAAATCATCTAAGTTTTGATATATCTCAAAAAGGTTATTTCAATAAGGGGGCTGTTTGGTTTTCAAATGCTAACAAATTAAATGAAATAAATAATAATCTATTTTATGATATTGTGTATAAAATTAACGTTAATCAATATAAAGGGAAATTTTATACCAAAGTTATGATAGATGATGCAAAAGTTTCTTTATTAAAGGAAGATAAGTTTTCATACTTAAACTCACTTTACGAAACAAGCTTTCCTATGAAATCAATATTTTACACCACTCAAGATATTGATATAAATACAGATATTCATTTAAACTTTGATTATGAAAGAGTTTCAGTTTACAATAACAGAACATATATTGCAAGATTAGATTCTGGTATTTCAAGACTTTTAATTCAAACTAAAGATTTTTATAACTTTAAATTTAAAATAAAAATTGAAAAAATTACTAATTTTGAAAACACAAATATTGTTGAAATAATAATAAAAAGGGATTATGATTTTGAATCTTATCACAAAAATGACATAAATTTATTTAAAAAGATAAAAAAAGAATTAATTCAAGACTTAGAATACAGCTCTTTAAATAAAAAAATACTCTCTTTATTATTCAAAGAAAATAAATCTATTTTAATAAGTGATAAAAATATTGAAAGCGATGTACCAATAACTGAAAACGCATACATACCTTTAATACTTACTTTTGGTATGTATCATATGAAAAAACTTAATAAAAAAGCTTTATTTTTAACAAAAAACAAATTATTTAAAAATAACTCATACATAAAATATTATTTTGATTTTAAAATTACAAATGACACATCTTCTTTCCTTATAATTGACAAAAATACATATTTTAATGATGTGAATTTTTCTATTTTTAGCAAAATAATAATGTTTGATAACAATAATAGTGATACTCAAAATTTTGAAAGTGTTATACATAAAATAAAGTTACCTGAAAATGTAAGGCTTTTATCAAAAGAAAAAGTAACTGATATAAATACAGATAATGTATTTATTAAATCTTTACCAAATAATGAAAAAATTAAAATAATGGAAAAAATTAAAAATGGAGAAATAATATATGCTGATAAAAGCATTATTGATATCTTATAG
- a CDS encoding flavodoxin translates to MSVGIFYGTTTGVTEEVAQIVKDKIPNAEIFDVADGIDNMSEFDFLILCASTWGLGDIQDDWMAVIDDLPKLAEKPVALLGTGDCIAFADTFVDGLKLLYDKCKRAGAKIVGQVPTQDYDFADSIAILDNKFLGLAIDHMNEPEKTEERIENWLITLEKYIK, encoded by the coding sequence ATGTCAGTTGGAATATTTTATGGAACAACAACGGGTGTTACGGAAGAAGTGGCACAAATAGTAAAAGATAAAATACCTAATGCCGAAATATTTGATGTTGCGGACGGAATAGACAACATGTCAGAATTTGATTTTTTAATCTTATGTGCCTCAACTTGGGGATTAGGAGATATTCAAGATGATTGGATGGCTGTAATTGATGACCTTCCAAAACTTGCTGAAAAACCTGTTGCTCTTCTTGGAACAGGAGATTGTATTGCATTTGCAGATACATTTGTTGACGGATTAAAATTATTATATGATAAATGTAAAAGAGCAGGTGCAAAAATAGTAGGACAAGTTCCTACACAAGATTATGACTTTGCAGATTCTATTGCAATTTTAGATAATAAATTTTTAGGTCTTGCAATAGATCACATGAATGAACCTGAAAAAACTGAAGAAAGAATTGAAAACTGGTTAATTACTTTAGAAAAATACATAAAATAA